A window of Micromonospora eburnea genomic DNA:
GATCCCGCGCCCGGCCGGGGATGATGCCGGGGTGACAGCCGTACTGGTGATCGAGGACGACGACCGGATCCGGCTCGCGCTGTTGCTCGCGCTCGAGGAGGAGGGTTACACGGCGTACGGGGCGGCGAGCGCCGAGGAGGGGCTGCGCCGGCAACGCCAGGACCCGGCGGACAACGTGCTCGTCGACCTCATGCTGCCCGGACTGGACGGGTTCGAGTGCATTCGGCAGCTCCGCCGCGACGACGACGTACCCATCGTGGTGGTCAGCGCCCGGGACGACACGCACGACATCGTGGCCGCGTTGGAGGCCGGTGCCGACGACTACCTGGTCAAGCCGGTCGCGATCAAGGAGTTGTCCGCCCGGCTGCGGGCCCTGCGTCGCCGGGGGCGGGCCATCGTGGCGCCCGCCGCGGTGCAGGTCTTCGGTGACCTGGAGATCAGGGCGGACGCCGGCGAGGTCCGCCGCACCGGCCGGCCGGTCGCGGTCACCAGGACCGAGTTCCGCCTGCTCTGCGAGTTGGCCCAGCACGCCGGCAAGGTCCTGTCCCGCCAGCAGCTGCTACAGCGGGTGTGGGGATACGACACCGGCGACGAGCGGCTGGTCGACGTGCACGTGGGCCGGTTGCGGCAGAAGATCGAGGAGGATCCGGGCAACCCGCGACACCTGGTCACCCTCCGCGGTCTCGGCTACAAGCTCCAGCGATGAACCGACTCGGACTGCGCGCCCGGGTCACCGCCGCGTTCGCCATCGGCGCGCTGCTGCTCGCGGCGGCGATGGCCCTCTTCTCGTACGACCTGACCCGGCGGTCGCTGCTCGACGAGCGGGAACGCGCCGCGGTGCGGGCGGCGTACTTCGACGCCGCGGTCGTCCGTTCGGGCCTGGACACGGAGGCGCCGGACATCGCGGAGGTGCTCCGGTCGCTGGACACCGGCAGCGCCCGGCGTCCGCTGCTGCACCGCGACGGCGGGTGGTACGCGCGCAGCGCGGAGATCGGCGCCAGCGCCGTACCGCCAGAGCTCCAGCGGATGGTCCGCTCGGGCGAGCCGGCCGTGCAGCGGATCCGGACGGACGGGCAGCCGGCCCTGCTGGTCGGCGTCCCGCTCTCGTCGACCACCAGCTACTACGAACTCACCTCGCTGCGCGAGGTCGAGCAGACCGTCCAGTTGGTGGGGTTGACACTGACCGCGGTCGCCATCATGGTCGCCGGCTCGGGTGCCGCCCTCGGCTGGTACGCCACCCGGCACAGCCTCCGGCCACTGACCGCGGTCGCCGACGCCGCCGAGCGGATCGTCGCGGGTGACCTCAGCACGCGCCTCGATCCCGCCACCGACCCTGACCTCACCCGCCTCTCCACCTCCTTCAACCGGATGGTGGAGCAACTGGCGCAGCGCATCGAGCGGGACCGCCGGTTCGCCGCGGACGTCAGCCATGAACTGCGTTCTCCGCTGCAGACGCTGGCCGCCGCGGCGAGCGTGCTGGACCGCCGCCGCGAGCACCACGACGAACGTACGGCCACGGCCGCCGGACTCGTCGCCGACGAGATCGCCCGCTTCCAGCGGCTGGTCGACGACCTGATCGAACTGGCCCGTGCCGAGCAGCCGGCACACCGCGAGCGCGTCGACGTCGAGGTGCTCGCCCGGGATGCCTGCCGGGCGCAGGGGCTGCCGGAGCAGTTGGTGCGGTCCGACCCGGCCGGCGGTGAGTGGTTCGTCGACCGGCGTCGGGTCGCGCAGATCCTGCTCAACCTCGTGGAGAACGCCGTCCGTTACGCCGGAGGGCCGGTTGAGGTGCGGTTGACCTGCGACGACGACGGCACCGGCAGCATCGAGGTGGACGACGCCGGGCCCGGCGTGCCGGAGCCGGACCGCGAGGTGATCTTCGCCCGCTTCGTCCGGGGCCGGGCGGCCCACGCCCGTGCCGGCACCGACGGGACCGGTCTCGGTCTCGCGCTCGTCGCCGAACACGCGGCCGTGCACGGGGGCCGGGCAATGGTGACGGACCGCCCCGAGGGTGGCGCCCGGTTCCGGGTGGAGCTGCCGGGGTGCCGGCCATGACCCGACGCGTGCTGATCGTGGCCATCGCCACGCTCCTGCTGACCGGGTGCGGCGTTCCGGTGGACGACGCTCCCCGCCGCGTGTCGGGCCGGCCCGGTCCCTACAACAGCCCGACCGCCGGTAGCGCCGATTCGAACGCCGGTCGGGTGAGCGAGTCGCTCTGTTTCATCCGGGACGACCGACTCGGCACCGTGGTACGCCGCGTGGACTACCTGCCCGACGTCGACACGCACCTGCGGCACCTGCTGGCGGGGCCCGGGAACACGGAACGGGACGCCGGCTTCACCAGCGCCCTGACCGGCACCGCGTCGGTGGCCGGGGCCCGGCTCAGCGGCGGCGTCGCCGAGGTCGAGGTGGGCGGGGCCGGCGACGAGACCGGACGCAGCGACCAGATCCTCGCGTTCGGCCAGATCGTCTGTACGCTGACCAGCCGCGCCGACGTGCACGGCGTCACCTTCCGTCGGGACGGGCAGCCGTTGGACGTGCCACGGGCCGACGGATCACTGTCCCGGCTGCCGCTCACCGGAATCGACTACGCGCCGCTGATAAGGCGGCGCTGAAACCGCCACGGCATCGCGCCTCGACGCCGGCACCCCGCGGGATCCCGGCGTCGAGGCGTACGGTCAGCCCTTGGCCTGTCGCTTGGCCATCTCCGGCGACGTACCCTTGTCGACCTGCTTGAGCGCCTTCTGCAACTGGCCCTCGGTCATCTTGGAGTTGCCCTCGATGCCCGCGTTGTGGGCCTGCTGGCGCAGGTCGTGGAGTCGATCCTGGTTACCCATGTCAACCTCCCGCCTCAACGTCGGCGCGGCTACCGGATCCGCGCCGTGGCAACCGCTTGGCTTCCCGACCGCACCGGCGGCAAACCGCCGCAGGCGTCCACCCAGCGCTCCGGGCACCCGGCTACCGGATGTCCGAACACGAACCGGACATCCGCGGTGGGGGTCCCGGCCGCACCTGACGGACGCTGCGCGTCGCACCGGTGATTCACTCCATGTCCCGCAGACGGCGGCCTCCGCCGTCGCCGAGACCACTACCTGCCGCACATCGAGCCGACCGGGGCCCAGCCAGGGGCGGATAGACCCGGAAGTGCGGCGATCCAGCCTGTCCGGGCCCACCGCGTCGATAGCGTGGCGGGGGACCGGTGACCGCACGGCGGGCCGGCCGGGCGTACCGGGTGTGGAGCGGAGGTTCCCCGGCGGGCGGAATGAGGGTGATCATGAAAGAAGTCGAACTGGGCGACGGCGACCGGCGCGTACTGGTGGTGGTGGTCGACAAGGGCGAGGACGCGGTGGCCGCCGTGAACGAGGCGGCGCAGCGGCACGGTATCCGGGGCGCCCGGGTCACCGCCGTGGGCGGGTTCACCTCGGCGGACCTCGGCTACTTCGAGCGCGAGCAGCGGGACTACCGGACCATTCCGGTCCGGGAGCAGGTCGAGGTCCTGTCGCTGCTGGGTGACATCGCCGAGAACGAGGGGAGGCCGGCGCTGCACGTGCACGCGGTGTTGGGCCGCCGGGACGGCTCGACGGTCGGTGGCCACCTGCTCCGCGGCGAGGTGTGGCCGACCCTGGAGGTCATCATCTCCGAGGTCGGGGCGAGCCTCGCCAAGCGGGTCGACCCGGAGACCGGGCTGGCGCTGCTGGCGGGGACGACCAGCCCGTGAGCAGCGCCGGGCGGCAGGGGGAGCGCGTCGGTCCGCGTCTCAGCCCGACACGCCGGGCCGCCCGAACAGCGACGCGTAGCCGGACGGCAGTTGGGTCACCACGTCGTTGAGTTCCCCGCCGGACACGGCGTCGGCGATGGTCGACAGGACGGCACTCGCGTCCCACTCGGCGGTGCGCTCGGTCGCGCCGATCCCGTCACCGACCTTCCGGAGAAACTCCGTCACCCCGATGCGCGGCGCGCCACCCGGGGCCGATTTCAGGAAGTCGCCCATCTCCGCCGGCAACTGCGAGCCGAGCTGCCTCGCCTCGTCTGGCGTCAGCCGTTCCGCGAGGCAGGTCACCACCACGCTGATGACCTGCTGCGCCTCGGCGGCGCTGTCGTACTCCCCGCGTTCGCGAACCCGCGCCACGAACTCCTGATACTTCATGCCACCCCCATCCGACGCCACCCCGCGAGGGTGATCCTGACACGCCGGCCCGGCCCCGCGCCCCGCTTCGGTGGCATCCGGGCAGACGGCCGCCGGTGTCGCCATTCGGTGCCGTCACCGGCGGCGCTGACCTACGCTCCCGATGGGGAGATACGGGGGAACGATGACGGAGACGCGGCGGGTGGCGGTGCTCGGGCTCGGCGGCATGGGCGCCCCCATGGCCCGCAACATCCTCCGCGCCGGGCTGTCGACGGTCGTCTGGAACCGCCACCCGGAGCCCGCTCGCCGACTCGCCGACCAGGGCGCGGAGCTGGCCACGAGCCCCGCGGACGCGGCACGTGGGGCCGATGTGGTGGTCACCATGGTGACCGACGCGGACGCCGTCCGGTCCATC
This region includes:
- a CDS encoding PPC domain-containing DNA-binding protein, which codes for MKEVELGDGDRRVLVVVVDKGEDAVAAVNEAAQRHGIRGARVTAVGGFTSADLGYFEREQRDYRTIPVREQVEVLSLLGDIAENEGRPALHVHAVLGRRDGSTVGGHLLRGEVWPTLEVIISEVGASLAKRVDPETGLALLAGTTSP
- a CDS encoding GerMN domain-containing protein, coding for MTRRVLIVAIATLLLTGCGVPVDDAPRRVSGRPGPYNSPTAGSADSNAGRVSESLCFIRDDRLGTVVRRVDYLPDVDTHLRHLLAGPGNTERDAGFTSALTGTASVAGARLSGGVAEVEVGGAGDETGRSDQILAFGQIVCTLTSRADVHGVTFRRDGQPLDVPRADGSLSRLPLTGIDYAPLIRRR
- a CDS encoding DUF2267 domain-containing protein — its product is MKYQEFVARVRERGEYDSAAEAQQVISVVVTCLAERLTPDEARQLGSQLPAEMGDFLKSAPGGAPRIGVTEFLRKVGDGIGATERTAEWDASAVLSTIADAVSGGELNDVVTQLPSGYASLFGRPGVSG
- a CDS encoding response regulator transcription factor, with the translated sequence MTAVLVIEDDDRIRLALLLALEEEGYTAYGAASAEEGLRRQRQDPADNVLVDLMLPGLDGFECIRQLRRDDDVPIVVVSARDDTHDIVAALEAGADDYLVKPVAIKELSARLRALRRRGRAIVAPAAVQVFGDLEIRADAGEVRRTGRPVAVTRTEFRLLCELAQHAGKVLSRQQLLQRVWGYDTGDERLVDVHVGRLRQKIEEDPGNPRHLVTLRGLGYKLQR
- a CDS encoding sensor histidine kinase, with protein sequence MNRLGLRARVTAAFAIGALLLAAAMALFSYDLTRRSLLDERERAAVRAAYFDAAVVRSGLDTEAPDIAEVLRSLDTGSARRPLLHRDGGWYARSAEIGASAVPPELQRMVRSGEPAVQRIRTDGQPALLVGVPLSSTTSYYELTSLREVEQTVQLVGLTLTAVAIMVAGSGAALGWYATRHSLRPLTAVADAAERIVAGDLSTRLDPATDPDLTRLSTSFNRMVEQLAQRIERDRRFAADVSHELRSPLQTLAAAASVLDRRREHHDERTATAAGLVADEIARFQRLVDDLIELARAEQPAHRERVDVEVLARDACRAQGLPEQLVRSDPAGGEWFVDRRRVAQILLNLVENAVRYAGGPVEVRLTCDDDGTGSIEVDDAGPGVPEPDREVIFARFVRGRAAHARAGTDGTGLGLALVAEHAAVHGGRAMVTDRPEGGARFRVELPGCRP